GGTGGGGCATCTTCATCGGCCACTGGGCGCCCACCTTCTTCGCCCTCGGCGTCGCCCTCCGCCTCGAGGAGCAGGACGACTGAGCCGACCTGACCCGCCCCGGTCGCCGGTAGGCGGTCGCCCCTACCGGCGGTCGGAGCTGTCCGGTGCGGCGGCGTCCTCCACCGAGGCGACGGCGGCGGCGGCCCGGACCAGCCCGATGTGGGAGAAGGCCTGCGGGGTGTTGCCCAGCTGGCCGTGGGTGATGGGGTCGAACTCCTCGCTCAGCAGCCCGACGTCGTTGGCCGTGGCCACCAGCCGGTCCATCATGGTGTGGGCCTCGTCCAGTCGACCGGTGCGGGCCAGCGCCTCCACCAACCAGAAGCTGCAGATCAGGAACGGGCTCTCGTGCCCCTCCAGCCCGTCCTCGGACACGTCGAGGTCGTAGCGCAGCACCAGCCCGTCCCGCACCAGCGACTCCTCGATGGCCGCGATGGTGCCGATCATCCGCGGGTCGTCCCAGGCGACGAAGTCGACCATCGGCAGCATCAGCAGCGAGGCGTCCACGCCGGGACGGCCGTAGGACTGCAGGAAGGTGCCGGCCTCCTCGTCGAAGCCGTTGGCCATCACGTCGGCGTGGATCCGGTCCCGCAGCGTCCGCCACTCCTCCACCGGCCCGTCCAGACCCATCTGCTCGACCGCCCGGACGCCGCGGTCGAAGGCCGTCCACACCATCACCCGGGAGTGGGTGAACATCCGGGGCTCGCCGCGGATCTCCCACAGCCCCGAGTCCGGCTCGTCCCAGTGCCGGGCCAGGAACGCGAGCATCGCCTTCTGCACGCTCCAGGCCACCGTGTCCACCTCCAGCCCGCACTCCCTGGCCCGGTGCAGGGCGGCGGCGACCTCGCCGTAGACGTCCCACTGGCGCTGGGTGTAGGCGCCGTTGCCGATCCGGACCGGGGCCGACCCGCGGCGCCCGGGCAGGGACGCCAGCTCCTGCTCCGGCAGCCGGCGCTCCCCGGCCAGGCCGTACATGATCTGCAGCTTCTCGGGGTCCCCGGCGATGGCCCGTACCAGCCAGTCCCGCCACTCCCGGGCCTCGTCCAGGGCGCCGTGGGTGAGCAGGGCGTCGATGCTGAGGGCGGCGTCGCGCAGCCAGACGTAGCGGTAGTCCCAGTTGCGC
The sequence above is a segment of the Auraticoccus monumenti genome. Coding sequences within it:
- a CDS encoding glycoside hydrolase family 15 protein, yielding MAEAIADYALLSDRRSAALVSRSGSIDWLCFPRFDSASLLGRLLGDEDHGHWSLHPTDPDARSTRRYDGDSFDLVTRWTTTRGEVEVTDFMPSAGDHADDHHLVRRVRGISGHVELEQVLRLRFDYAGTVPWVRQAPELGLGAVVAVAGPDTVVVRGGSLHPGEDRSHVGTVAVGAGDVVDLVMTYQNSHLPLPGPLDVDGAERATRADWRAWASSVHHPHQPWAAEVRRSLLVLRALTHADTGGIVAAATTSLPEQLGGVRNWDYRYVWLRDAALSIDALLTHGALDEAREWRDWLVRAIAGDPEKLQIMYGLAGERRLPEQELASLPGRRGSAPVRIGNGAYTQRQWDVYGEVAAALHRARECGLEVDTVAWSVQKAMLAFLARHWDEPDSGLWEIRGEPRMFTHSRVMVWTAFDRGVRAVEQMGLDGPVEEWRTLRDRIHADVMANGFDEEAGTFLQSYGRPGVDASLLMLPMVDFVAWDDPRMIGTIAAIEESLVRDGLVLRYDLDVSEDGLEGHESPFLICSFWLVEALARTGRLDEAHTMMDRLVATANDVGLLSEEFDPITHGQLGNTPQAFSHIGLVRAAAAVASVEDAAAPDSSDRR